One window of the Rosa rugosa chromosome 3, drRosRugo1.1, whole genome shotgun sequence genome contains the following:
- the LOC133740739 gene encoding sodium/hydrogen exchanger 1-like isoform X1 — translation MDWATLFMKMDASVDSITLFVVLLCFCIVIGHLLEKSRWMTESVTALFIGLCTGIFILVTTKGKTSHPFVFDEHLFFIYLLPPIIFNAGFQVKKKQFFQNFITISLLGAVGSLISFVIIWLGSTFLLKNLDIGFLEIKDYLALGAIFSATDTVCTLQVLNQDETPLLYSLVFGEGVVNDATSVVLFNAIQRFDLSHITSTVAMELFVNFFYLFLTSTVLGIVVGLLTAYIIKKLYLGGHSTDREVALMILMAYLSYMVAELFDLSSILTVFFCGIVMSHYTWHNVTEKSRITTKHGFATLSFISEIFIFLYVGMDALDIEKWKFVSKSPGKSIGVSSILLLLVLVGRAASVFPLCFLSNLTRKSQSDKIGFKQQITVWWAGLMRGAVSVALAYNWFTMSGHTQQAGNAIMITSTITVVLFTNVVCGLLTKPLVRFLLPQHKQSSNIMSSELSSEMSLVLPVLTNREDPKQDSMSESDRLTPNLRMLLTRPTRSVHYYWRMFDDSFMRPVFGGRGFVPHIPSPNQNSLHERLLPEQHTIVE, via the exons ATGGATTGGGCCACTCTTTTTATGAAGATGGATGCTTCAGTTGATTCCATTACTCTATTTGTGGTGCTTCTTTGCTTTTGCATTGTAATTGGTCATCTTCTGGAGAAGAGTCGTTGGATGACTGAATCCGTTACTGCCCTTTTCATT GGTCTTTGTACTGGGATTTTTATTCTCGTAACGACTAAGGGGAAAACCTCACACCCCTTTGTATTTGATGAACATCTTTTCTTCATATATCTTCTACCGCCTATTATATTTAATGCTGG ATTCCAGGTGAAAAAGAAGCAGTTTTTCCAGAACTTTATCACAATCTCCTTGTTGGGTGCTGTTGGCAGTTTGATATCATTTGTTATTATATGGCTGG GTTCGACATTCTTGTTAAAAAACTTGGACATTGGTTTCCTTGAGATCAAGGATTATCTAG CACTTGGAGCTATCTTCTCGGCTACAGATACTGTTTGCACCCTGCAG GTGCTTAATCAAGATGAGACACCTTTACTGTACAGTCTAGTCTTTGGAGAAGGTGTTGTAAATGATGCTACATCTGTGGTTCTCTTCAATGCAATCCAGCGGTTTGATCTCTCCCACATTACCTCAACAGTTGCCATGGAGCTCTTTGTCAACTTCTTCTATCTCTTTCTAACAAGCACCGTGCTTGGTATAGTT GTTGGATTGCTGACTGCATACATTATAAAAAAGTTGTATCTTGGCGG GCACTCTACTGATCGTGAAGTTGCACTGATGATTCTAATGGCTTATCTTTCATACATGGTGGCAGAA CTATTTGATCTAAGCAGCATTCTTACTGTTTTCTTTTGTGGGATTGTCATGTCACACTACACCTGGCATAATGTAACTGAAAAATCAAGAATTACAACCAA GCATGGCTTTGCAACACTGTCATTTATTTCAGAGATCTTCATCTTTCTGTACGTCGGTATGGATGCCTTGGACATTGAGAAGTGGAAATTTGTAAGCAAGAG TCCTGGGAAATCAATCGGGGTCAGTTCGATATTACTTCTCCTGGTTCTGGTTGGAAGAGCAGCTTCTGTATTTCCTCTATGTTTCCTTTCAAACTTAACTAGGAAATCTCAAAGTGACAAAATTGGGTTTAAGCAGCAG ATAACAGTGTGGTGGGCTGGACTCATGCGAGGTGCAGTATCTGTGGCTCTAGCTTATAATTGG TTTACAATGTCAGGGCATACTCAACAGGCTGGAAATGCTATTATGATCACCAGTACAATTACAGTAGTTCTCTTCACTAATGTG GTGTGCGGATTACTGACAAAGCCTCTTGTAAGGTTCTTGTTACCGCAACATAAACAATCGAGTAACATAATGTCCTCGGAATTATCATCTGAGATGTCTCTAGTTCTACCTGTCCTCACTAATAGGGAAGATCCAAAACAGGATAGCATGTCTGAGAGTGATCGCCTTACTCCTAATCTGCGTATGCTCTTGACAAGACCAACACGATCAGTACATTACTATTGGCGAATGTTTGATGATTCCTTCATGCGCCCTGTATTTGGGGGTAGAGGATTTGTTCCACATATTCCTTCACCAAACCAAAATTCTCTTCATGAACGGTTACTTCCGGAACAGCATACGATAGTAGAGTAA
- the LOC133740739 gene encoding sodium/hydrogen exchanger 1-like isoform X2, producing the protein MDWATLFMKMDASVDSITLFVVLLCFCIVIGHLLEKSRWMTESVTALFIGLCTGIFILVTTKGKTSHPFVFDEHLFFIYLLPPIIFNAGFQVKKKQFFQNFITISLLGAVGSLISFVIIWLGSTFLLKNLDIGFLEIKDYLALGAIFSATDTVCTLQVLNQDETPLLYSLVFGEGVVNDATSVVLFNAIQRFDLSHITSTVAMELFVNFFYLFLTSTVLGIVVGLLTAYIIKKLYLGGHSTDREVALMILMAYLSYMVAELFDLSSILTVFFCGIVMSHYTWHNVTEKSRITTKHGFATLSFISEIFIFLYVGMDALDIEKWKFVSKSPGKSIGVSSILLLLVLVGRAASVFPLCFLSNLTRKSQSDKIGFKQQFTMSGHTQQAGNAIMITSTITVVLFTNVVCGLLTKPLVRFLLPQHKQSSNIMSSELSSEMSLVLPVLTNREDPKQDSMSESDRLTPNLRMLLTRPTRSVHYYWRMFDDSFMRPVFGGRGFVPHIPSPNQNSLHERLLPEQHTIVE; encoded by the exons ATGGATTGGGCCACTCTTTTTATGAAGATGGATGCTTCAGTTGATTCCATTACTCTATTTGTGGTGCTTCTTTGCTTTTGCATTGTAATTGGTCATCTTCTGGAGAAGAGTCGTTGGATGACTGAATCCGTTACTGCCCTTTTCATT GGTCTTTGTACTGGGATTTTTATTCTCGTAACGACTAAGGGGAAAACCTCACACCCCTTTGTATTTGATGAACATCTTTTCTTCATATATCTTCTACCGCCTATTATATTTAATGCTGG ATTCCAGGTGAAAAAGAAGCAGTTTTTCCAGAACTTTATCACAATCTCCTTGTTGGGTGCTGTTGGCAGTTTGATATCATTTGTTATTATATGGCTGG GTTCGACATTCTTGTTAAAAAACTTGGACATTGGTTTCCTTGAGATCAAGGATTATCTAG CACTTGGAGCTATCTTCTCGGCTACAGATACTGTTTGCACCCTGCAG GTGCTTAATCAAGATGAGACACCTTTACTGTACAGTCTAGTCTTTGGAGAAGGTGTTGTAAATGATGCTACATCTGTGGTTCTCTTCAATGCAATCCAGCGGTTTGATCTCTCCCACATTACCTCAACAGTTGCCATGGAGCTCTTTGTCAACTTCTTCTATCTCTTTCTAACAAGCACCGTGCTTGGTATAGTT GTTGGATTGCTGACTGCATACATTATAAAAAAGTTGTATCTTGGCGG GCACTCTACTGATCGTGAAGTTGCACTGATGATTCTAATGGCTTATCTTTCATACATGGTGGCAGAA CTATTTGATCTAAGCAGCATTCTTACTGTTTTCTTTTGTGGGATTGTCATGTCACACTACACCTGGCATAATGTAACTGAAAAATCAAGAATTACAACCAA GCATGGCTTTGCAACACTGTCATTTATTTCAGAGATCTTCATCTTTCTGTACGTCGGTATGGATGCCTTGGACATTGAGAAGTGGAAATTTGTAAGCAAGAG TCCTGGGAAATCAATCGGGGTCAGTTCGATATTACTTCTCCTGGTTCTGGTTGGAAGAGCAGCTTCTGTATTTCCTCTATGTTTCCTTTCAAACTTAACTAGGAAATCTCAAAGTGACAAAATTGGGTTTAAGCAGCAG TTTACAATGTCAGGGCATACTCAACAGGCTGGAAATGCTATTATGATCACCAGTACAATTACAGTAGTTCTCTTCACTAATGTG GTGTGCGGATTACTGACAAAGCCTCTTGTAAGGTTCTTGTTACCGCAACATAAACAATCGAGTAACATAATGTCCTCGGAATTATCATCTGAGATGTCTCTAGTTCTACCTGTCCTCACTAATAGGGAAGATCCAAAACAGGATAGCATGTCTGAGAGTGATCGCCTTACTCCTAATCTGCGTATGCTCTTGACAAGACCAACACGATCAGTACATTACTATTGGCGAATGTTTGATGATTCCTTCATGCGCCCTGTATTTGGGGGTAGAGGATTTGTTCCACATATTCCTTCACCAAACCAAAATTCTCTTCATGAACGGTTACTTCCGGAACAGCATACGATAGTAGAGTAA